In Plasmodium vinckei vinckei genome assembly, chromosome: PVVCY_06, the genomic window atgaagagagttataaattttcatgATGGAAAGAGCaagacaaaaataattataagttCAAATGATAGGAGGAAACACCTAAAACCGGTTATAAATTCAGTTGgcagaaaaaaatatccattattaaatatatacaaacttATGCAGGCCGATCCTAtaccatttattaatttattttttttgttaattttttttgtctataaaagaaaagaaaattttttggaattataaatttaattaataactTCTATTTTGGAATTAATATTCCATGAACCTTATTTTAAAACTcgatataattattaaaaattataaataagtaaatttgtttattactattattataggTAAATGAACTCATaagtataattaaaaaatatatgtatgtaattataatatgaatttatatattattataatatatatataaagatgaTGTTGTTATAATGGTTCTTTCAGttctaaatatatttatataattttaagaatgaaaacaatattaatataatgaatgaaaaaaatatatattttataaaatcatttattattgtaaaaattaatagtaatatttttaaaaaaatataataattgcCCCCTTAAATCCTTGTTATATGCTACATACAATTgttttctataaatattcagtaaaaaattatatatgatacTTTCTAACATAGATACATAagtatttgttttattattgaaTGATAAATCAATAACATATAAGAGTGCATTATAAAGGCAtcaatgttatatattttgtcaAATATACAATTGGGGATATAcggttttatattttaaaaaactgGATCGATGGAGAAAGAGTTAAAGActcaattatattaaatatctttttattattccatATTGATAcgtattatattatcagtACTTAGTgaatcataattttttaaatataaaatagaattatttttcttaggattattaataaattatttgaatgcATCTACATTGATaactataataataaaatatataagataAAATGAGCAATGGATAACATTTAGcgaatattatatttataaaaagagcaaatatattttattttgtcctCTTAAAGTGTAATATAACAACCTAattacacatatttttttattatgcttTAAAATTTGCATCAATGCTTATTTATGTGTtacttatttaatatttactaaatattattttttaaataatatgtatataagaATTATTTAAGTTTACAAATAGCTCAATAAATATGGTTTCAATGCTAATTGTTGTTTTAACCCCTAGAAAAGATgctcaaaatatattataagatAACCcaatatgttatatttcTAAATTGAAGTATATaggattaaaaataaagttattGATCACATTAAAATTGGCCATGaatttatctatattaaatacaaataatataattttatataatttgaataGAAAATGGAGTatgtaaatttaatttaaaaatattataattttagaaAACTCTATATTATAAGAAACAAGTATATAAAACTGTAATATATCGTATTAAataactatttatatacttttaaGGATTATAGTAAGAATagcattttttgtataaatggatcatatatacatatggcAAAAGCATATTAAGTAATTCTCCATTTAAGGTAATTTAGATAATTGTcataaaataagtatagGATGTTTAACGAAACATAATTGGTATGCAAAGAGCTTAAATAGATACAAAAAACACTTacgtaatatatataaatattattatcccTCATAATCTCCAAATTATGGCACAGACaagttataatattaaggATGTggtatacaatttttaaaataaaatattctctTCGCATGTGTTTTATATGTTGTATCGcccataatttatattaattttcatttgattatcatttatattaatacgttttttttgtttaattcaTAAACTATATTTGTAGTATAAAGCCATTTATACGATCGATGACTATTTTTGGGAAAATACTAATAATCAATTAATAGTTAATCCAAAATACAAAGATTTAATCCAAAAATATTGTCATTACGGGAATACCTCAGGAAAAGGTAATTGTCATaatgattatttaaaaatggcTAGTTCTGGTGTTATTCATTTGCTAGAATCGTTAAAGAAGTATAATTTAGAAGATGATAAACTTGCCCAATACGCTATTTTATGGTTAAGTTACAaactaaatatatattcaaaaattaCAGCCAAAAATCTAaatgatttttataatagttatatagaaaaaaatgagtattataataagaaaataaatgatgatGATAATAGTATGACTTATAaggatattataaataaaaaacaaaatttgaTGAATATTAAAGAACTATCTAAATTTGATCtcccattttatatattatttgatttgTATTCTAAACTTCATGGTAATGTTTTGAATTGTACAGATTATTCTGGTTATGTTAATGTGTTTGTTAGTCGTTTTAAAGAACTCAATAATGATCCTAAGAATATAGAAAACAGTTCATATAGTCAAATATTGTCTACATTATCaaatgattataaaaatttaaaaaatatatatgatatggATAAAGTTAAATGTGTCTATTTTCCATCTCTTCCAGCATTAACTCCCAAAAAAATTTCTGTAGAAAAATCTGTACAACCTACTACACTAAGTCATGAATCTACATCATCAACTTTGTCGATATTAAACACAGTAATTCCAGGTTTATCGACATTTTCTGTAATACCAGTTTTCTTGGGAATTGCTTATAAggtaaataataaggaatttaaaactataatatttaaattatatttttttatccctTATATGggtttatcaaaaaaatatataataattttcccatttttatattagtattcattatttggaATTGATAAACTATTTCAAagacaatatataaaaaaaaaattaaaaaaaataaagaagaaaatgaaactTAATATATGATTCGAAGATTAGCGATAATTCCAGAAATCGTAATAATGATTGATATATGTTAAGTAACTGTCTATTggaaaataagaaaattttGATCATAATTTTTGGGTTTCTAAAagcatttaaataatataatcaataaaatatatagctatatgtatatatttattggatttttcctattttttgtataatttttatatgattttatttAGTGGGTCAAGGTTAAGATAGTGTTTGTGGAACCCATAAATGGGTTATGGTTAAGTATCCCATTGaatttaatttgtataatttttaataatttgataatatttattcgtTTAACgaattgttttaaatatatataggacaaattataacaattgaatttcatattaatataacttAATGGTAAATGTTTGAactatgtattttttatatttattgttaatTTGTGGTTAATGGTTTATGGGGCAATCGATCAAATGTCGGAATCGATATAGACAGATGATTTCAGAGCAtcgattttattttataatataacgctgatttaaataatttaatatttattatgagAAAATGGGGAAAAAttgaattaattaatatagaGAATGTTATGCAGACCGATCCCGtccatttattaatttatttttttaattataaaagggaaaacattatttatatgataaatttgGGATATACggctttatattttaaaaaactgGATCGATCGAGAAGGgttaaaaattcaaaacatgttaaatatctttttattattccatATTAGCATGTGTTATTTTATCAGTTCTTAGTAATTTgcaactttttaaatttaaaatagcattattttatcttaggatttttaataaattacttGGATCATATACATTGATAACTATAgaagtaaaatatatatgataaaatgaactatataatacatttaaagaatatttatctaaacttatatattataagagcaaatatatcatatatttttcctcTCTAAGTGTAATATGACAACCTAATTACacatatgttttattatgcTTTAAAATTTGCATCAATagttatttatgttttatatatttaatatttactaattattattttaaaaatggttTGGATTCAAAGAATTATTTAAGCTTAAAATGGCGCAATAATACGGTTTCAGTActaattgtttattttaaacCGTAGAAAGAtgcttaaaatatattataagataacccaataaaatatatttctaaattgaagtatatgaaataaaaataatataaatttatgtaatttGCATAGGAAATGGAGCATGCAACTTAATTTGTAAATGTTAtaattatagaaaaaactgcattatatattataagaaacaagtatataaatatttaatatattttaataatgactatttatatgctttaaggattatagtaataatagcattttttgtataaatggatcatatatacatatgggAAAAGTATATTAAGCAACTCTCGATTTAAGGTAATTTAGATAATTGCcataaaataagtatagCATGTTTAACGAAATATAATTGGTATGCAATGAGCTTAAATAGATACAACAAATGTTTacgtaatatatataaatattattatcccTCATAATCTCCAAATTATGGAACAGTCAAGTGATAATCTTAAGGATGTggtatacaattttttgaataaaatattctctTCTCATGTGTTTTATATGTTGTATCGtctataaattatattaattttcatttgattagcatttatattaatacgttttttgtttaattcataaaatatatttgtagtaTAAAGAAATTGGTACGATCGATAGCTATTTTGGTGTGAAGAaggaaaatggaaaaatatcTCTATATTATGATCCATCATTCCTCAAATATTGTAATTACAGTAATAACACAGGAAAAGGTGGTTGTAACGATTATTTTCAATGGGCTAGTTGtggttttatttatttggtaGAAACATTAAAGAAGTATATTTTAGATTATGATAAACTTGCCGAATACGCTATTTTATGGTTATGTTATAAACTAAATATAGCGCCAAATGGATGTGACATGAATTTAgtcaaattttataataatcatatagaaaaaaataatgattataaaaagaaaataaatggtGATGATAGTCCGACTTATAAGGATAttatagataaaaaaaaatatttgatgaatattaaagaaatacCTAAATTTAATGccctattttatatattatttctatcctataatttaattgatGCTAATGATTTCAATTGCACAGATTATTCGAGTTTTCCTACAAGGTTTGTTAGTCAATTTAAAGAACTCAATAAAAattctaataatataaaaggcAGTCTATATACTCAAATATTGTCTACATTATCaaatgattataaaaatattaaaaatatatatcatgaAAAGAAATCTTGCGAATTTCCACCTCTTCCAGAATTAACCCCCAAAAATCCTGAAGGTACATCATCA contains:
- a CDS encoding PIR protein CIR protein, which translates into the protein MEQSSDNLKDVYKEIGTIDSYFGVKKENGKISLYYDPSFLKYCNYSNNTGKGGCNDYFQWASCGFIYLVETLKKYILDYDKLAEYAILWLCYKLNIAPNGCDMNLVKFYNNHIEKNNDYKKKINGDDSPTYKDIIDKKKYLMNIKEIPKFNALFYILFLSYNLIDANDFNCTDYSSFPTRFVSQFKELNKNSNNIKGSLYTQILSTLSNDYKNIKNIYHEKKSCEFPPLPELTPKNPEGTSSSSSILNTLIPGLSTFAIPVFLGVAYKTIYKKKIKKSKEENET
- a CDS encoding PIR protein CIR protein, with the translated sequence MAQTSYNIKDVYKAIYTIDDYFWENTNNQLIVNPKYKDLIQKYCHYGNTSGKGNCHNDYLKMASSGVIHLLESLKKYNLEDDKLAQYAILWLSYKLNIYSKITAKNLNDFYNSYIEKNEYYNKKINDDDNSMTYKDIINKKQNLMNIKELSKFDLPFYILFDLYSKLHGNVLNCTDYSGYVNVFVSRFKELNNDPKNIENSSYSQILSTLSNDYKNLKNIYDMDKVKCVYFPSLPALTPKKISVEKSVQPTTLSHESTSSTLSILNTVIPGLSTFSVIPVFLGIAYKTIYKKKIKKNKEENET